GGCCGCGGAGACGCCGACAATCTCCGCCACCTCCGGTGCCGACAGCTCCGCGCCGTAGCGCAGCGCGATGACCTGCCGGTCACGTTCCGGCAACCGCTCCAAGGCCTCGAGCAACGCGTGCCGGAGCCGCTTCCGGTCGGCCTCGGCAACGGTGTCGGCTTCCGACCCGGCGCTCCGCTCCTTGGGCTCCGTCGGGATCTCGAACCGGCGGCGTCGCGCACGCTTCCGCGTGGTGTTGAGCGCAACGGTGGAGAGCCACGCGACGAAGCGAATGCCCGGTCGCGGTTGGTAGCGGTCCAGCGCGGTCAGGGCCTTCACGAACGTGTCTTGCACCATGTCTTCGGCTTCGGCATCGGAGAAGCACAAAGGTCGCACCGCCCGGAACAACCGGGCGGCGTACAGCACGTACAGGCTTTGGGCCGCGTCCCGGTCGCCGCCGCGGACCGCAGCTACCAGGGCTTGCACCTCTTCTTCGGAGCGCTCGGAGGCGGGATCGCCTCCGAGCAGCAGAGCAAAGACCAGCGCGAGACTCACCGCGCCTCCCGGCCCTCGAGGTAGCCGAGGGTCCACACCGACGAGCGGAAGCTCGCCGTCGCGCCGATCACCGGCACCAGGAAGGGGAGCGCCACCAGCGCACCCAGAGCGATGGCAACGGGCAGTCCGCCGAATGCGTAGGCGATGAGGCCGGCGCCCAGGCCCGGCAGCACCGC
The sequence above is drawn from the Chrysiogenia bacterium genome and encodes:
- a CDS encoding sigma-70 family RNA polymerase sigma factor, which gives rise to MSLALVFALLLGGDPASERSEEEVQALVAAVRGGDRDAAQSLYVLYAARLFRAVRPLCFSDAEAEDMVQDTFVKALTALDRYQPRPGIRFVAWLSTVALNTTRKRARRRRFEIPTEPKERSAGSEADTVAEADRKRLRHALLEALERLPERDRQVIALRYGAELSAPEVAEIVGVSAASVRKICERRRAELLARLRQRAHPLEETA